A section of the Teredinibacter franksiae genome encodes:
- a CDS encoding sulfotransferase has product MCTYLLDYGFKVAHTAYSETAFDQADVVADTPVFVDYASLYSRYPGAKFVYLERPLVDWVLSIRRLLKSMRKQWVRDSTVFEDDIKRCFQAVFPSFDRKTDFSDDYLQACYAKHQSAVLGFFADRPEQLLRLSLTQADAGQGLLLFCGGGGDEEVARSHERLPHVNKGRRITYWDTIAHHNKIPSNV; this is encoded by the coding sequence GTGTGTACTTACTTGCTCGATTATGGGTTTAAGGTTGCTCATACGGCCTATAGTGAAACAGCGTTCGATCAGGCCGATGTGGTTGCGGATACCCCTGTATTTGTAGATTACGCATCCTTATATAGCCGTTACCCCGGAGCGAAATTTGTATACTTGGAGCGGCCATTGGTAGATTGGGTTTTATCCATAAGGCGTTTGCTGAAAAGCATGCGTAAGCAATGGGTGCGAGATAGCACAGTTTTTGAAGACGATATAAAGCGTTGTTTTCAGGCCGTTTTTCCTTCCTTTGATCGCAAAACCGATTTTAGTGATGATTACCTGCAAGCTTGCTATGCGAAGCATCAATCGGCTGTGCTAGGTTTTTTCGCAGATAGGCCTGAGCAGCTGTTGCGTTTGTCTCTTACCCAAGCAGACGCCGGACAAGGGCTGTTATTATTTTGTGGTGGTGGTGGAGACGAAGAAGTAGCTCGTAGCCATGAACGGCTACCTCATGTCAATAAGGGCAGGCGCATTACCTATTGGGACACTATTGCACACCATAATAAGATTCCCTCTAATGTGTAA
- a CDS encoding cellulose-binding domain-containing protein — protein sequence MTFLYRKILLNVAFIALSGMSASTYACEGVNEYPNWPAKDWEGGVPNHANAGDQLIYQGLLYQANWYTNSIPASDSSWSLINRCDDNASSTSSSSSYSSSSSSSSSSSSSASANSSSSSHSSNSSSSSSGNTTVTIQENSTGFCGVDGSVDSNNTGYTGDGFANTDNASGKKIIWKINVASAGNYSLEWRYSNGSSNNRTGTITANGSQANVDFSTTGAWFSWTTSGTNVALQAGDNDIILSAATNDGLPNIDFFSVPGYDVSAAECSGSSSSSSSSSSSSSPSTGGFGNVCPAVGPCRILPFGDSITDGYGTPGGYRIELFEIAVEAGKSITFVGEKANGPSTVAGKPFPRNHQGHSGWTIESVAGKTGVITKLPSPALNDDPNIILLHIGTNDLKAMPSGMDQRLERLVDKILVEAPNALLVVASLVPSDKSSYPNSIIIDYNAKIPAMVKKKTDMGYKIIFVDQYNGFSIPTELADGLHPNEAGYARMANKWYSSVEQYLH from the coding sequence ATGACATTCTTGTATCGAAAAATCCTGCTCAATGTCGCCTTTATTGCCTTATCCGGCATGTCCGCGAGCACCTATGCCTGCGAAGGTGTAAATGAGTATCCCAATTGGCCCGCAAAAGATTGGGAAGGCGGCGTTCCCAATCATGCTAATGCGGGCGATCAACTGATTTATCAGGGCTTACTGTATCAAGCAAACTGGTATACCAACTCCATTCCTGCAAGTGATTCCTCTTGGAGCTTGATAAATCGTTGTGATGACAATGCCAGTTCAACCTCTAGTTCCAGTTCCTATAGCTCTAGCTCCTCTAGCTCCTCTAGCTCCTCTAGCTCGGCGAGTGCCAATAGCTCATCTTCAAGTCACTCCAGTAACTCTAGCTCATCGAGTAGCGGTAACACCACGGTTACAATTCAAGAGAACTCCACAGGTTTTTGTGGTGTAGATGGCTCTGTTGACAGCAATAACACAGGCTATACCGGAGACGGTTTTGCCAACACCGATAACGCATCAGGTAAAAAAATCATTTGGAAAATAAACGTCGCCTCAGCAGGGAATTACAGCTTGGAATGGCGATATTCAAACGGCTCTAGCAACAACCGCACTGGCACAATAACGGCAAATGGCTCGCAAGCGAATGTAGATTTTTCAACCACTGGGGCATGGTTTAGTTGGACTACCAGTGGCACCAACGTAGCTTTACAAGCAGGCGACAATGACATCATCTTAAGCGCTGCAACCAATGACGGCTTACCCAATATCGACTTTTTTAGCGTACCTGGCTATGACGTTAGCGCAGCAGAATGCAGCGGTAGTAGCAGTTCAAGCTCAAGCTCTTCTTCATCTAGCTCACCCAGCACAGGCGGTTTTGGGAATGTCTGCCCCGCTGTTGGCCCCTGCAGAATTCTACCCTTCGGAGACTCCATTACGGACGGCTATGGCACACCCGGGGGCTATCGCATTGAATTGTTTGAAATAGCCGTGGAAGCAGGCAAAAGCATTACGTTTGTCGGCGAAAAAGCTAATGGACCAAGCACCGTTGCGGGCAAACCATTCCCACGCAACCACCAAGGGCATAGCGGATGGACAATAGAGAGCGTCGCCGGAAAAACGGGGGTAATCACTAAGCTTCCAAGCCCCGCATTAAACGACGACCCTAACATTATATTGTTACACATTGGCACTAACGACCTTAAAGCAATGCCTTCGGGCATGGATCAAAGGCTAGAGCGCCTAGTTGATAAAATTCTTGTTGAAGCACCTAATGCACTCCTGGTTGTGGCTTCTCTCGTTCCGTCAGACAAATCAAGCTACCCTAACTCGATCATCATCGACTACAACGCAAAAATTCCAGCCATGGTGAAGAAAAAAACGGACATGGGGTACAAAATTATTTTTGTTGACCAATACAATGGCTTTTCTATTCCCACAGAATTAGCCGATGGGCTTCACCCCAACGAAGCCGGCTATGCGCGAATGGCCAACAAATGGTACAGCAGTGTAGAACAGTACCTACATTAG
- a CDS encoding dienelactone hydrolase family protein yields MRFRFIVYLFSFLVLLAGCATGPSFIPQLVTHYGLQENVFSSELFDHKLFYNTVEESPYLHVYVAGDGVPWRHRFVVASNPTPKSSLVLNLVGEDSRAAVFIGRPCYYGPDKSRNCNTKLWTSSRFSEEVVSSMVQALKALLREQPNKKVILFGFSGGGALVTLMAPRVPQVAAIVTVAGNLNTTLWTKNHHYTALKGSLNPIELDVFPRDILQFHIIGGKDANVTRDITQSYVDKHGGEIWNYPGYTHGCCWMDIWPGVLQSVHEKLLYK; encoded by the coding sequence GTGCGATTCAGATTTATTGTATACCTCTTTAGCTTTCTAGTGTTGCTTGCCGGTTGCGCAACAGGGCCAAGCTTTATTCCGCAGTTGGTAACTCATTATGGCCTGCAGGAAAACGTATTTTCTAGCGAGCTATTCGATCACAAGCTGTTTTACAATACAGTCGAGGAAAGCCCGTACCTACATGTGTATGTAGCCGGTGACGGAGTACCTTGGCGGCATCGCTTCGTTGTTGCCTCCAATCCTACCCCAAAGAGTTCGCTCGTGTTAAATTTGGTTGGTGAGGATAGCAGAGCTGCGGTTTTTATAGGCCGCCCCTGTTATTACGGCCCGGATAAAAGTCGAAACTGTAACACTAAATTATGGACTTCTTCGCGCTTCTCTGAAGAAGTGGTTAGCAGTATGGTGCAGGCGCTAAAGGCCCTGTTGCGTGAACAACCGAATAAAAAAGTTATTTTATTCGGTTTTAGCGGCGGAGGTGCATTGGTAACCCTTATGGCACCACGAGTGCCCCAAGTAGCCGCTATTGTTACTGTGGCGGGTAACTTGAATACTACCCTATGGACTAAAAATCATCACTACACGGCTTTGAAAGGATCGCTTAACCCCATTGAGTTGGACGTTTTCCCACGGGATATTCTGCAATTCCATATTATTGGTGGTAAAGATGCCAATGTGACACGCGATATTACTCAATCCTATGTGGATAAACACGGCGGCGAGATCTGGAACTACCCTGGCTATACTCATGGTTGTTGCTGGATGGATATTTGGCCAGGGGTGCTCCAAAGTGTTCACGAAAAACTCCTATATAAGTAA
- a CDS encoding Gfo/Idh/MocA family protein: MKTIGIGIAGAQLGARMHLANYANLPKGEVDVRGVCSKNLTSAEGFAKKAGIGFATDNFDDLLARPDIDVIDICVPPALHHEFAIRAANAGKHIIMEKPLTGYFGSPGDAEPIGEHVAMSVMRKGARQNAEAIREAVQRNGVKFCYAENWVYSPPIVKMRKLIAASKGSVLEIRAEENHSGSNSKASQEWKSTGGGALLRMGVHSVGACLHLKQWEGQIRRGMPILPVAVLADTTNLIRSQASELARDAGAHRWISSNPGDVENWANLIIHFEDGSRGNVTVSDSGLGGLNTRVVAFMTDGVIKANMTANDAVETYAPDVGVFGDEYFTEKLETHAGWNRPSCDEDWFRGFAQEIADFVQALRNGTEPLAGIDLAISCVDVIYAGYQSAQEGRRIDLL, from the coding sequence ATGAAAACCATTGGAATAGGGATAGCCGGTGCTCAACTGGGCGCACGTATGCATTTAGCAAATTACGCGAACTTGCCCAAGGGGGAAGTTGACGTGCGCGGAGTGTGCTCGAAGAACCTCACCAGTGCTGAAGGTTTTGCGAAAAAAGCCGGTATTGGGTTTGCAACCGATAATTTCGATGACTTGCTAGCGAGACCCGACATTGATGTTATCGACATCTGCGTTCCTCCAGCACTGCATCATGAATTTGCCATTCGCGCTGCAAATGCCGGAAAGCACATCATTATGGAAAAGCCACTCACCGGCTACTTTGGTTCTCCTGGTGATGCCGAACCCATTGGCGAGCACGTAGCTATGTCTGTTATGCGCAAAGGCGCAAGACAAAATGCGGAAGCCATACGCGAGGCCGTTCAGCGCAATGGCGTTAAATTTTGCTACGCCGAGAACTGGGTATATTCACCGCCCATTGTAAAAATGCGCAAATTAATCGCCGCGTCTAAGGGTTCAGTATTAGAGATTCGTGCGGAAGAAAATCATTCGGGTTCCAACTCGAAAGCCTCACAAGAGTGGAAATCGACAGGTGGCGGTGCTCTTTTACGGATGGGCGTACATTCAGTGGGCGCCTGTTTACACCTCAAACAATGGGAAGGCCAAATACGGCGAGGAATGCCAATTCTACCCGTTGCGGTGCTCGCAGACACCACAAATTTAATCCGTAGCCAAGCTTCTGAACTGGCTCGTGATGCCGGTGCTCATCGCTGGATAAGTTCTAACCCAGGAGACGTTGAAAACTGGGCAAATCTCATAATTCACTTTGAAGATGGTAGTCGCGGCAATGTTACAGTGAGCGACTCAGGTCTCGGCGGCCTTAACACCCGTGTTGTGGCCTTTATGACCGACGGTGTTATTAAAGCAAACATGACCGCCAACGATGCAGTAGAAACTTATGCACCCGATGTCGGCGTATTTGGAGATGAGTACTTTACTGAAAAACTCGAAACCCATGCGGGATGGAACAGACCTAGCTGTGACGAAGACTGGTTTCGTGGGTTTGCGCAAGAAATTGCTGATTTTGTTCAGGCATTACGCAATGGAACAGAGCCACTTGCCGGAATTGACCTTGCTATTAGTTGCGTCGATGTTATTTACGCCGGATATCAATCCGCACAGGAAGGAAGGCGTATAGATTTACTTTAG
- a CDS encoding TonB-dependent receptor, with protein sequence MYRVKKLSSAVIAVLSATTAMPSLSQNDQVEEVLVTGIRASLEASMDIKRESAGVVDAISAEDIGKFPDTNLAESLQRITGVSIDRVNGEGSQITVRGFGPANNMVTLNGRTMPAGFTYGGGSGAGGTFGGATRAFDFANLASESVSGVQVYKTGRANVSSGGIGATVNITTTRPLEKEGLAVSVAGKAVNDTTTRIGDSITPELSGLVSWSDGTFGASIAGSYQVRHSGAAGASENNWNIAEWDSENPPLYGFTDDVVITNPPAEGQLFGRPNDFRWAYSDKERERINTQLTLQWAPTDAIETTLDYVYAENKLWEHRGEWAQWLSNGNSIDAVTFDDSQVATPIYIHETHIPSNRDVGYEQQLREQTNTLDSIGFRADWEVNNTLSLGVDVHNSSMENLPTGLGDAGEIAISLGAPVSGGFTYDFSGDMPIGSFDLEDSNTNGNGVLDEGDVGSAQGRIWYAAQTMDITQIKFDGSLTFDNGHFDFGIERTETDMVQQASNRQAGLGNWNVTNPGEFEQGTFETFNFASQFDDYNMSNSYQSGIRANSVKDLCRQTEALYGVGGSVADQGWVCEIERNFSQDNQVEESVTGVFFQLALEGDLAGKPYHILAGVRYEETNLTSTARLRRPLYRVWQGNNDFQVTEYAEGDKVPIAVENDYSNMLPSFDFDLELLDNLVGRFSFSNTIARANYGDLYAGASGFGQSDPTGYRGATPTARRTSPELLPLDSKNLDLSLEWYFDEGSYASVGVFEKRVNNFVGTGQSEESHYGMVDASWAGDDPNANTRMNTVYQELDGIGYNDPDADQLFAMATCVTYTEDYLDGHSLQDVQTLQAACANPANFDPDNEDTINIDGEDVVFLNWVEGPYDVNGLMTDTQHPDFIADPEAQWLTSFPTNNKEAKIYGSEWAVQHFFGDTGFGVQANYTVVNGDVSFDDLASPTEEQFALLGLSDTLNLVAIYEKYGFQARLAYNWRDSFLRQTNQGGSRNPVYVDEYSQLDLNASYEFFEGFSVFMEGLNITGENVRWYQRSDKMTRYVEELGPRYQIGARYNF encoded by the coding sequence ATGTATAGAGTAAAAAAGCTTTCGAGTGCAGTGATAGCCGTATTATCCGCCACGACAGCCATGCCCTCTTTATCACAAAATGACCAGGTTGAAGAGGTATTAGTGACGGGGATTCGAGCCAGCCTAGAAGCCTCTATGGACATTAAACGGGAGTCTGCTGGCGTGGTAGACGCCATTTCAGCGGAAGATATTGGTAAATTTCCAGACACAAACCTCGCCGAATCCTTACAACGCATTACGGGTGTATCCATCGACCGAGTCAACGGCGAGGGATCTCAAATCACAGTTAGAGGTTTTGGCCCTGCCAACAACATGGTCACCCTCAATGGTCGTACCATGCCAGCGGGTTTCACCTACGGTGGTGGCAGCGGTGCAGGCGGAACCTTTGGTGGCGCAACGCGCGCGTTCGACTTTGCCAACCTAGCATCAGAAAGTGTGAGTGGGGTGCAGGTGTATAAAACCGGCCGCGCTAATGTCTCCTCAGGCGGAATAGGTGCAACAGTCAATATCACCACCACCCGTCCATTAGAAAAAGAAGGTTTAGCCGTGAGCGTGGCGGGTAAAGCGGTAAACGATACCACTACCCGCATTGGCGATAGTATTACTCCCGAATTGTCAGGCCTAGTCAGCTGGAGCGACGGCACCTTTGGCGCCTCGATTGCGGGTAGCTACCAGGTAAGACATTCCGGCGCAGCGGGCGCTTCTGAAAATAATTGGAACATTGCAGAATGGGATTCTGAAAACCCACCGCTCTATGGCTTTACAGACGATGTCGTAATTACAAACCCGCCCGCAGAAGGTCAGTTATTTGGGCGCCCTAACGATTTTAGATGGGCTTATTCAGACAAAGAACGTGAGCGTATCAATACCCAACTTACACTTCAGTGGGCACCTACAGACGCTATTGAAACAACATTGGACTACGTATACGCCGAAAACAAACTATGGGAGCACCGTGGAGAATGGGCCCAGTGGCTATCCAACGGCAATTCAATCGACGCCGTAACCTTTGACGATAGCCAGGTCGCAACACCTATCTATATTCACGAAACACATATCCCCTCCAACAGAGATGTTGGTTATGAGCAGCAATTACGAGAGCAAACAAACACGCTCGACTCCATCGGCTTCAGAGCCGACTGGGAGGTAAATAATACCCTCAGCCTCGGCGTCGACGTGCACAACTCCAGCATGGAGAATTTGCCAACAGGTTTGGGCGATGCCGGCGAAATTGCCATTAGCTTGGGCGCACCTGTTTCCGGTGGTTTTACATACGACTTTAGTGGCGACATGCCAATCGGCAGCTTCGACTTAGAAGATTCAAACACCAATGGCAACGGCGTACTCGACGAAGGAGACGTAGGCAGCGCTCAGGGGCGAATATGGTACGCAGCGCAAACCATGGATATCACCCAAATAAAATTCGATGGCTCACTCACCTTCGACAACGGTCATTTTGATTTCGGTATTGAACGTACCGAAACCGATATGGTGCAGCAAGCCTCCAACCGGCAAGCAGGCCTCGGCAATTGGAACGTCACTAACCCCGGGGAGTTTGAACAAGGGACTTTCGAGACCTTTAATTTCGCCTCGCAATTCGACGATTACAACATGAGCAACTCCTACCAATCAGGTATTAGGGCCAATTCGGTGAAAGACTTATGTCGTCAAACCGAAGCCCTCTACGGTGTTGGGGGCTCGGTAGCCGACCAAGGATGGGTGTGTGAAATCGAACGCAATTTTAGCCAAGACAACCAAGTTGAAGAATCCGTTACCGGAGTATTCTTCCAGCTTGCCTTGGAAGGCGACCTAGCCGGTAAGCCATACCACATCTTGGCCGGCGTGCGCTACGAAGAGACCAACCTAACCTCCACAGCCCGCTTACGTCGTCCACTGTACCGAGTATGGCAAGGTAACAACGACTTTCAAGTAACGGAATATGCCGAAGGCGACAAAGTACCTATTGCTGTTGAAAACGACTACAGCAATATGCTGCCAAGTTTTGACTTCGACTTAGAATTATTAGACAACCTGGTTGGCCGCTTTTCCTTCAGTAACACCATAGCCCGAGCCAACTATGGCGACCTCTACGCGGGTGCCAGCGGATTTGGGCAATCCGACCCAACGGGCTACCGAGGCGCGACCCCAACCGCAAGGCGTACAAGCCCTGAATTACTACCGCTAGATTCAAAGAACCTGGACCTATCACTGGAATGGTATTTTGATGAAGGCAGTTATGCATCGGTAGGGGTATTCGAGAAGCGGGTGAATAACTTTGTGGGAACCGGGCAGTCTGAAGAAAGCCATTACGGTATGGTCGACGCTAGCTGGGCGGGTGATGACCCCAATGCAAACACACGCATGAATACGGTCTACCAAGAGCTTGATGGTATCGGCTACAACGACCCCGATGCCGACCAATTGTTCGCCATGGCCACCTGCGTAACCTACACCGAAGACTATCTCGATGGTCACTCCCTGCAAGATGTACAAACGCTGCAAGCCGCATGCGCCAACCCCGCTAACTTTGATCCAGACAATGAAGATACCATCAATATAGATGGCGAAGACGTTGTATTTTTGAACTGGGTTGAAGGCCCCTATGATGTGAACGGCTTAATGACGGATACACAGCATCCCGATTTTATCGCCGACCCAGAAGCACAGTGGTTAACCTCGTTCCCCACTAACAACAAAGAAGCAAAAATTTACGGATCTGAATGGGCCGTGCAACACTTCTTTGGCGACACAGGCTTTGGTGTACAAGCAAACTATACCGTTGTGAATGGTGATGTAAGCTTCGATGACCTGGCCTCCCCCACCGAGGAACAGTTCGCACTACTAGGGTTAAGCGATACCTTGAACTTAGTCGCCATCTACGAAAAATACGGTTTCCAAGCACGCCTTGCTTACAACTGGCGAGACTCATTCCTGCGTCAGACTAACCAAGGAGGTTCAAGAAACCCCGTTTATGTAGATGAATACTCGCAACTCGACCTGAACGCCTCCTATGAATTTTTTGAAGGCTTTAGTGTATTCATGGAGGGCTTAAACATTACCGGCGAGAATGTACGCTGGTACCAACGTTCAGACAAAATGACCCGCTACGTAGAAGAGCTTGGCCCCCGCTACCAGATAGGCGCGCGCTATAACTTCTAA
- a CDS encoding GGDEF domain-containing protein has protein sequence MNSRNVHLLRLALVAVSVLLILGYPLIPERKLSLFPSAIDLYTDNDSAIGGNSQAGFIAADYSQWSCTLRPGLEPPNFPSCRIGFTLTEEPEDWTQGRDLSSYDRIRFHYDYEGPAKFLRVHFRNFDKQLSNAENYNSAKFIHITLRDPGPHINETYLLAEFRLADWWIQQFSIPTQQAKISFERVTSLEIDFGEPVPFGDHKIRLYNIELIGKFISKDRWYLLILSAWMLTIVSGILLHLRNLRTQSIEQQNQLKEMNAYANELNQQSNEYRNQAIYDTLTGVLNRAGAMQIIESSFNWRKNDDKLALLIIDADLFKQVNDTYGHGIGDIALRQVGQMLLLNTRTRDTVARWGGEEFMILCPLTPREASMCLAEKLRAAAEKLSFDNLPDFTLTISIGLTIVSRNESFDDAFSRADKALYEAKNGGRNRWAFKE, from the coding sequence ATGAATTCTAGGAACGTACATCTACTCCGCTTAGCACTTGTCGCGGTATCGGTACTGCTCATATTGGGGTACCCGTTAATCCCTGAACGTAAACTTAGCCTTTTTCCATCGGCAATTGACCTCTATACAGACAACGATAGCGCTATAGGTGGCAATAGCCAAGCCGGCTTTATAGCTGCAGACTACAGCCAGTGGTCTTGTACACTTCGGCCTGGGCTCGAGCCGCCAAATTTTCCATCCTGTAGAATTGGATTCACTCTAACCGAGGAACCAGAAGACTGGACACAAGGGCGCGATCTGTCCTCGTACGATCGAATACGTTTTCATTACGACTATGAAGGACCTGCAAAATTCTTACGTGTACATTTCCGGAACTTCGACAAACAGCTATCCAATGCTGAAAACTATAACAGCGCCAAGTTCATACATATCACTTTGCGCGACCCAGGGCCCCACATCAACGAAACCTATCTATTAGCAGAGTTTAGACTCGCAGACTGGTGGATTCAACAATTCTCTATACCGACACAGCAAGCTAAAATATCGTTTGAGAGGGTCACTTCATTGGAGATAGATTTCGGCGAGCCAGTGCCTTTTGGTGACCACAAAATACGACTGTACAATATCGAGCTTATAGGAAAATTTATTTCAAAAGATCGCTGGTATTTACTCATACTCAGCGCATGGATGCTAACAATTGTTTCTGGTATTTTATTGCACTTACGAAACTTGCGCACTCAGTCCATCGAACAGCAAAACCAACTCAAAGAAATGAACGCCTACGCCAACGAACTCAATCAACAATCGAATGAGTATCGCAATCAAGCTATTTATGACACATTAACCGGTGTTCTGAATAGAGCTGGCGCAATGCAAATAATAGAATCGTCATTTAACTGGAGAAAAAACGACGATAAACTCGCCTTATTAATAATTGATGCCGACCTTTTCAAACAAGTTAACGACACTTACGGCCACGGAATTGGCGACATAGCATTACGGCAAGTCGGCCAAATGTTGTTACTAAATACACGTACTCGAGACACGGTTGCCCGCTGGGGAGGCGAAGAATTTATGATTCTTTGCCCGCTTACGCCACGAGAAGCGTCTATGTGCTTAGCTGAAAAGTTAAGGGCAGCGGCTGAAAAACTTTCATTTGATAACCTTCCTGACTTCACACTAACGATAAGCATTGGGCTAACCATCGTATCTAGAAACGAGTCTTTCGACGACGCATTTTCTCGCGCAGACAAGGCTCTGTACGAGGCAAAAAATGGTGGCCGTAATCGGTGGGCTTTTAAAGAATAA
- a CDS encoding endonuclease/exonuclease/phosphatase family protein — translation MEGILAIREIQGDTLNSGFAGDQVETQGVITGVLRRGFYMQTPNVTWDGQRSDAVFVYGTTKNIKVGHLVQVAGECVNFLKDDSARPVTQIKLSSLYLVQEEGPLITPLTLSPELLPLASEALAVMLNSLEGMLLAIPAQSTFIAPSNLFGDYVCALPHHFNEPDVIKTKEGGVIVEARSGGRWFPGFRLRNYKQAPQLNVGTTLLTDVVGPLQYRVGAWQIAAQQTFEFTDNPIALQKSRISSRDGALTILTLNCFNLDCHLEAAELVKNPRTDVDDDWGDGRFHTLAEAVVLQANTPDIVALQEIQDNDGAELTEVVDASKTYIALIVLIKQLSGVEYHWVDIPPEPGADGGQPGGNIRNGYLYNPKRVTLVPNSVQLIGANEPCFVGSRKPLMATFKERASDKTMTVINVHLVSKREQLSIFAPLNPGVDLREGVRIEQAEAIHRETEQLLKQGQNYYITGDFNDHEHSSTLNALVGTSNTNLVLSLPPETRYDYNHRGKLQVLMHGIVPKQFVDTDKVDYEIIHGNELIGAEPGADTDKPSDHAYVLAKIELS, via the coding sequence GTGGAAGGTATATTAGCGATTAGAGAAATTCAGGGTGACACACTGAACTCCGGTTTTGCCGGTGATCAAGTAGAAACGCAGGGTGTAATCACTGGCGTTTTACGTAGAGGGTTTTATATGCAAACGCCCAACGTAACTTGGGATGGGCAGCGTTCTGATGCTGTTTTTGTGTATGGCACTACCAAAAATATTAAGGTGGGCCACCTAGTGCAAGTTGCTGGCGAATGCGTTAATTTTTTAAAGGACGATTCGGCACGGCCGGTAACGCAAATAAAGCTTAGTAGTTTATATTTAGTACAGGAGGAAGGCCCGCTAATAACGCCGTTAACCTTATCGCCCGAGCTGTTGCCTCTTGCGAGTGAGGCTCTCGCGGTGATGCTTAATAGCTTAGAGGGTATGTTACTTGCCATTCCGGCACAATCCACTTTTATTGCACCCAGTAATTTATTTGGCGATTACGTGTGCGCTTTACCCCATCATTTTAACGAGCCCGATGTGATTAAAACCAAAGAGGGTGGTGTAATAGTGGAGGCCCGTAGCGGTGGTCGTTGGTTTCCTGGGTTTCGTCTTCGCAACTACAAGCAAGCGCCCCAGCTGAATGTGGGCACTACATTATTAACCGATGTGGTTGGGCCTTTACAATACCGTGTAGGCGCATGGCAAATTGCCGCGCAACAGACTTTTGAATTTACAGATAACCCCATTGCTTTGCAGAAAAGTCGCATTAGTAGCCGTGATGGTGCGCTAACGATTCTTACCCTCAATTGTTTTAATTTGGATTGCCATCTGGAGGCCGCTGAGCTTGTTAAAAACCCGAGAACGGATGTGGATGACGACTGGGGCGATGGGCGCTTCCATACGCTTGCGGAGGCCGTGGTACTGCAGGCCAATACCCCTGACATTGTTGCTCTGCAAGAGATTCAAGACAATGATGGTGCAGAGCTAACCGAGGTGGTTGATGCTTCTAAAACCTATATTGCTTTAATTGTGCTGATAAAACAGTTAAGCGGGGTGGAGTATCATTGGGTGGATATTCCACCGGAACCGGGTGCCGATGGTGGTCAGCCGGGCGGCAATATTCGCAACGGATATTTGTACAACCCCAAGCGGGTTACGCTTGTGCCAAATTCTGTACAGCTCATTGGCGCCAACGAGCCCTGCTTTGTTGGGTCGCGAAAGCCGTTAATGGCGACTTTTAAAGAGCGGGCTAGCGACAAAACCATGACCGTTATTAATGTTCATCTTGTTTCAAAGCGAGAGCAGTTAAGTATTTTTGCTCCGTTAAACCCGGGCGTGGACTTGCGTGAGGGTGTGCGTATTGAGCAAGCAGAGGCGATACACCGCGAAACGGAGCAGTTGTTAAAGCAAGGCCAAAATTATTATATTACCGGGGATTTTAACGACCACGAACACAGCAGCACGTTGAATGCCCTGGTAGGTACATCTAATACAAATTTGGTGCTTTCACTCCCACCAGAAACACGCTATGACTATAACCACCGAGGCAAATTACAGGTGCTTATGCACGGTATCGTACCCAAGCAGTTTGTCGATACTGACAAAGTAGATTATGAAATTATTCACGGCAACGAGTTAATCGGCGCAGAGCCCGGAGCCGACACCGATAAACCCAGTGATCATGCTTATGTGCTTGCCAAAATTGAGTTGAGTTGA